From Pseudomonas sp. stari2, a single genomic window includes:
- a CDS encoding carbohydrate porin produces the protein MKKKHVNARLICQVSAAAALVLAGNAMAADAFSSDSKWMTGDWGGERTKLIEQGIDIKADYVGEMGANLHGGYNDDKTGRYSDQFGLGVALDLQKLWGWDNTQAKIQLTNRNGQNISNDRVGDPRAGTLSSSQEVYGRGHMVRLTQLWIQHQFFDNKLDVKAGYFGEGEDFNTFPCDFQNLAFCGSQVGNWATNIWYNWPVSQAAIRVKYNINDELYAQIGAYNQNPSQLEHGNGFKLSGSGTAGTVLPVELVWSPKVNSLPGEYRVGYYKSTADAADVREDINGNDAATTGNAYRTHSSKHGYWFVAQQQLTSHNGDASRGLNIAANATFHDKDTNFIDNYQSVMFVYKGPFDARPKDDVGIGAARIHVNDDVKKNAELLNASNGVSDYDNPVFSPIRETEYNYEINYGFHVTNWLTVRPNLQYITHPGGVDQVDNALVAGLKIQSTF, from the coding sequence ATGAAAAAGAAACACGTCAATGCCCGGTTGATCTGCCAAGTGTCAGCCGCGGCCGCATTGGTCCTGGCCGGCAATGCCATGGCCGCCGATGCATTCAGCTCCGATTCCAAATGGATGACGGGCGACTGGGGTGGTGAGCGGACCAAGCTGATCGAGCAAGGCATCGATATCAAGGCTGACTACGTTGGGGAAATGGGCGCCAACCTGCACGGCGGCTACAACGACGACAAGACCGGCCGCTACAGCGACCAGTTCGGTCTGGGCGTGGCTCTGGACCTGCAAAAACTCTGGGGCTGGGACAACACTCAGGCCAAGATCCAGCTGACCAACCGTAACGGTCAGAACATCTCCAACGACCGCGTTGGCGACCCGCGTGCCGGCACCCTGTCTTCCTCGCAGGAAGTCTACGGTCGTGGCCACATGGTGCGTCTGACCCAGCTGTGGATTCAGCACCAGTTCTTTGACAACAAGCTCGACGTCAAGGCTGGTTACTTCGGTGAAGGCGAAGACTTCAACACCTTCCCGTGCGACTTCCAGAACCTGGCGTTCTGCGGCTCGCAGGTCGGTAACTGGGCGACCAACATCTGGTACAACTGGCCCGTCAGCCAGGCCGCGATCCGCGTGAAGTACAACATCAACGACGAGCTCTACGCGCAGATCGGCGCGTACAACCAGAACCCGTCGCAGCTGGAACACGGCAACGGCTTCAAGCTCAGCGGCAGCGGCACCGCCGGTACTGTGCTGCCGGTCGAACTGGTCTGGTCGCCGAAGGTCAACAGCCTGCCGGGCGAATACCGCGTCGGTTACTACAAGAGCACGGCTGATGCCGCAGACGTCCGCGAAGACATCAACGGCAACGACGCAGCAACCACCGGCAATGCCTACCGCACCCACAGCAGCAAGCACGGCTACTGGTTCGTTGCGCAACAGCAACTCACCAGCCACAACGGCGACGCTTCCCGTGGTCTGAACATCGCGGCCAACGCCACGTTCCATGACAAGGACACCAACTTCATCGACAACTACCAGTCGGTGATGTTTGTCTACAAAGGCCCGTTCGACGCCCGTCCGAAGGATGACGTCGGTATCGGCGCGGCGCGTATCCATGTCAACGACGACGTGAAGAAAAACGCCGAGCTGCTGAACGCTTCCAACGGTGTTTCGGACTACGACAATCCGGTGTTCTCGCCGATTCGCGAGACCGAATACAACTACGAGATCAACTACGGCTTCCACGTTACCAACTGGCTGACCGTGCGTCCGAACCTGCAATACATCACTCACCCGGGTGGCGTGGATCAAGTGGACAACGCGTTGGTCGCTGGTCTGAAAATTCAGTCTACGTTCTAA
- a CDS encoding D-hexose-6-phosphate mutarotase — translation MHEHPLQRFFKSLRERPVFAWERYQMRDVLVIDHPLCQAVFSRQGAQLLHFQPRGQKPWLWCAAKWPHVGAIRGGVPVCWPWYGRHPSENAWPSHGWARLLDWKLLDSSTADDGVRLHWQLQLCDWQVDLHAHLGERMELRLSTEHQDDMPCQLSQALHAYWRIGDVSEIALSGLEGAQGYDQLNREVCQQEGELRVDGGCQRVFQHDGELQLKDHAWQRELCIDTGESADTVVWHPGARPLLGVSWDEISEFVCVEAAAGGTDSLHLAPGEKAHLSLQAWAAA, via the coding sequence ATGCATGAGCATCCGCTGCAACGCTTCTTCAAATCCTTGCGCGAACGACCGGTGTTCGCCTGGGAGCGCTATCAGATGCGCGATGTGCTGGTGATCGACCATCCGCTGTGTCAGGCGGTGTTCAGTCGTCAGGGTGCGCAATTGCTGCACTTTCAGCCGCGCGGACAAAAGCCGTGGTTGTGGTGCGCGGCGAAGTGGCCGCATGTCGGCGCGATCCGTGGCGGTGTACCGGTTTGCTGGCCGTGGTATGGCCGCCATCCGAGTGAAAACGCATGGCCGTCCCATGGCTGGGCGCGATTGCTGGACTGGAAACTGCTCGACAGCAGTACCGCCGATGACGGCGTGCGCCTGCACTGGCAATTGCAGCTGTGCGATTGGCAGGTGGACCTGCACGCGCACCTGGGTGAACGCATGGAATTGCGCCTGAGCACCGAGCATCAGGACGACATGCCGTGCCAGTTGAGCCAGGCTTTGCACGCTTACTGGCGTATTGGCGATGTAAGTGAGATAGCGCTGTCTGGGCTCGAAGGGGCGCAGGGTTACGACCAGCTGAACCGTGAAGTCTGTCAGCAGGAAGGCGAGTTGCGGGTCGATGGCGGCTGTCAGCGCGTGTTCCAGCACGACGGTGAATTACAGCTCAAGGATCACGCCTGGCAGCGCGAACTGTGCATCGATACCGGCGAGAGTGCGGACACGGTGGTCTGGCATCCGGGGGCGCGGCCGCTGCTGGGCGTGAGCTGGGATGAGATCTCGGAATTTGTCTGCGTTGAAGCAGCGGCGGGGGGGACCGACAGCTTGCATCTGGCGCCGGGGGAAAAGGCGCATTTGAGTTTGCAGGCTTGGGCTGCTGCTTAG
- a CDS encoding MurR/RpiR family transcriptional regulator has translation MRNLLEQIQSRLEELNKAERKVAEVILLNPQQATRFSIAALAQAASVSEPTVNRFCRSFGVSGYPELKLQLAQSLASGAAYVSRAVEADDNPEAYTQKIFGSAIASLDSACQALDPNLISRAVDLLIQARQIHFFGLGASAPVALDAQHKFFRFNLAVTAHADVLMQRMIASVAHTGELFVIISYTGRTRELVEVARIARENGASVLGLTAENSPLAKASTLSLNIPLPEDTDIYMPMTSRIIQLTVLDVLATGMTLRRGVDFQPHLRKIKESLNASRYPVGDEFN, from the coding sequence GTGCGAAATTTACTGGAACAGATCCAGAGTCGCCTTGAAGAGCTGAACAAGGCCGAACGCAAAGTCGCCGAAGTGATCCTGCTCAACCCACAGCAGGCCACCCGCTTCAGCATCGCCGCCCTCGCCCAGGCCGCTTCGGTCAGTGAACCGACGGTCAACCGTTTCTGCCGTTCATTCGGCGTCAGCGGCTACCCCGAACTCAAGCTGCAACTAGCCCAGAGCCTGGCCAGCGGCGCAGCGTATGTCAGCCGTGCAGTGGAAGCTGACGACAATCCCGAAGCCTACACACAGAAAATTTTCGGCAGCGCCATCGCCTCCCTGGACAGCGCTTGCCAGGCACTGGACCCGAATCTGATCAGCCGCGCCGTCGACCTGTTGATCCAGGCCCGGCAGATTCACTTCTTCGGCCTCGGCGCCTCGGCCCCCGTGGCTTTGGACGCACAGCACAAGTTCTTCCGTTTCAACCTGGCCGTCACCGCCCACGCCGATGTGCTGATGCAACGAATGATTGCTTCGGTGGCGCACACCGGCGAGTTGTTCGTGATCATTTCCTACACCGGTCGCACCCGCGAGCTGGTGGAAGTGGCGCGCATCGCCCGGGAAAACGGCGCTTCGGTACTCGGCCTGACCGCCGAGAACTCGCCACTGGCCAAGGCCAGCACCCTGAGCTTGAATATTCCGTTGCCGGAAGACACCGACATCTACATGCCAATGACTTCACGGATCATTCAGTTGACGGTGCTGGATGTGTTGGCGACTGGCATGACGCTGCGTCGCGGGGTGGATTTCCAGCCGCATCTGCGCAAGATCAAAGAAAGCTTGAATGCTAGCCGGTATCCGGTGGGTGACGAGTTCAACTAG